A genomic segment from Panthera tigris isolate Pti1 chromosome A1, P.tigris_Pti1_mat1.1, whole genome shotgun sequence encodes:
- the ZFP62 gene encoding zinc finger protein 62 homolog isoform X1: MKSTKPGSVSSGLPTAAPNRLQSSTETSFAPRPRPPNAPRVTCPNGEISSSPSSSLPERTRKCPRASAGPSGRAVRAFVPPAAGLPRSRYTAMSHLKTRGTENEESPEKYENDGNAESVWPKVEGFHKDHIQESKVGETCDWDSKVESQLENPEGKRRMEDKSGTREKIGKAKNTANIKMEQEDEASEKSLYPSSKHITHQTVPIEQISSEQDKCVENLNGNSHPGLQQKTSAAKKSHRCEECGKSFKYNSRLVQHKIMHTGEKRYECDDCGGAFRSSSSLRVHKRIHTGEKPYKCEECGKAYMSYSSLINHKSTHSGEKNCKCDECGKSFNYSSVLDQHKRIHTGEKPYECGECGKAFRNSSGLRVHKRIHTGEKPYECDICGKTFSNSSGLRVHKRIHTGEKPYECDECGKAFITCRTLLNHKSIHFGDKPYKCDECEKSFNYSSLLIQHKVIHTGEKPYECDECGKAFRNSSGLIVHKRIHTGEKPYKCEVCGKAFSYSSGLAVHKSIHPGKKAHECKDCGKSFSYNSLLLQHKTIHTGERPYVCDLCGKTFRNNSGLKVHRRLHTGEKPYKCDVCGKAYISRSSLKNHKGIHLGEKPYKCSYCEKSFNYSSALEQHKRIHTREKPFGCDECGKAFRNNSGLKVHKRIHTGERPYKCEECGKAYISLSSLINHKSVHPGEKPYKCDECEKAFITYRTLINHKKIHLGEKPYKCDVCEKSFNYTSLLSQHKRVHTREKPYECDRCEKVFRNNSSLKVHKRIHTGEKPYECDVCGKAYISHSSLINHKSTHPGKTPYTCDECGKAFFSSRTLLSHKRVHLGEKPFKCVDCGKSFNYSSLLSQHKRIHTGEKPYICDRCGKAFRNSSGLTVHKRIHTGEKPYECDECGKAYISHSSLINHKSVHRGQQPYNCECGKSFNYRSVLDQHKRIHTGKKPYRCNECGKAFNIRSNLTKHKRTHTGEESLNVINVGSHSDTSQKRTHEGGNALEGTKMSISIGGRAYQVSTQMEEKPYECMNII, translated from the exons ATGAAGTCCACAAAACCTGGAAGCGTCTCCTCCGGTCTCCCGACTGCGGCCCCAAACCGGCTACAAAGCAGTACAGAAACTAGCTTCGCCCCGCGCCCACGCCCTCCGAACGCACCACGGGTCACGTGCCCGAACGGAGAAATATCATCGAGTCCGTCCTCCAGCCTCCCAGAGAGGACTCGGAAGTGCCCTAGAGCCAGCGCGGGCCCTTCCGGCCGGGCCGTCCGTGCTTTTGTCCCGCCGGCGGCCGGGCTCCCGCGGAGCCGCTACACAGCTA TGTCACATTTGAAGACGAGGGGCACTGAGAATGAGGAATCACCTGAAAAGTATGAAAATgatggaaatgcagaatctgtgTGGCCAAAAGTGGAAGGTTTTCACAAGGATCATATACAGGAATCTAAGGTTGGTGAAACTTGTGATTGGGATAGCAAGGTAGAAAGTCAATTGGAAAATCCGGAGGGAAAAAGGAGGATGGAAGACAAAAGTGGCACCAGGGAAAAGATTGGCAAAGCCAAGAACACAGCAAATATAAAGATGGAACAGGAAGATGAGGCATCTGAGAAAAGCTTGTATCCAAGCTCAAAACATATTACACACCAGACTGTCCCTATAGAACAGAtaagcagtgaacaagacaaatgTGTGGAGAACCTTAATGGAAACTCTCATCCTGGTCTACAGCAGAAAACCAGTGCTGCTAAGAAATCACACAGATGTGAGGAGTGTGGGAAATCGTTCAAATACAATTCGCGCCTTGTTCAACATAAAATTATGCATACTGGGGAAAAACGCTATGAGTGTGATGACTGTGGAGGGGCTTTCCGGAGTAGCTCAAGCCTTCGAGTCCACAAACGGATCCATACTGGGGAGAAACCGTACAAGTGtgaggaatgtgggaaagcctacATGTCATACTCCAGCCTTATAAACCATAAAAGCACCCACTCTGGGGAGAAGAACTGTAAATGTGATGAGTGTGGGAAATCCTTCAATTACAGTTCTGTGTTGGACCAGCATAAGAGGATCcacacaggggagaagccctACGAATGTGGTGAGTGTGGGAAGGCTTTCAGGAACAGCTCTGGTCTCAGAGTCCACAAAAGGATCcacacaggggagaagccctACGAATGTGACATCTGTGGGAAAACTTTCAGTAATAGCTCCGGCCTTAGGGTCCACAAAAGGATACACACAGGcgagaaaccttatgaatgcgatgagtgtgggaaggccttcaTTACTTGCAGAACACTTCTAAACCATAAAAGCATCCACTTTGGAGATAAACCTTATAAATGTGATGAGTGTGAGAAATCATTTAATTATAGCTCTCTCCTCATTCAGCATAAAGTcatccacactggagagaaaccttatgaatgtgATGAATGCGGGAAGGCCTTCAGGAACAGCTCAGGCCTTATAGTGCACAAAAGGATCCACAcgggagagaaaccttacaagtGTGAGGTCTGTGGCAAAGCATTCAGCTATAGCTCAGGCCTCGCAGTTCATAAAAGCATTCACCCTGGGAAGAAAGCTCATGAATGTAAGGATTGTGGAAAATCCTTCAGCTATAACTCACTTCTCCTTCAGCATAAAACCATTCACACTGGAGAGAGACCTTATGTTTGTGACTTGTGTGGGAAAACATTTAGGAACAATTCAGGCCTCAAAGTCCATAGGAGGCTCCATACTGGGGAAAAACCATATAAGTGTGATGTTTGTGGGAAAGCCTATATCTCACGCTCTAGCCTTAAAAACCACAAAGGAATCCATCTTGGGgagaaaccctataaatgtaGTTATTGTGAGAAGTCTTTCAATTACAGCTCTGCCCTTGAACAACATAAAAGGATTCATACAAGGGAAAAACCTTTTGGATGTGATGagtgtggaaaagccttcagaAATAATTCAGGCCTTAAAGTACATAAACGGATCCACACTGGGGAGAGACCTTACAAATGTgaagaatgtgggaaagcctaCATCTCACTCTCAAGCCTTATAAATCATAAAAGTGTACACCCTGGGGAAAAGCCCTATAAGTGTGATGAGTGTGAAAAAGCTTTCATCACATACCGAACCCTTATAAACCACAAAAAAATCCATCTTGGGGAGAAGCCCTACAAATGTGATGTATGTGAGAAATCTTTTAATTACACTTCACTCCTTTCTCAACACAAAAGGGTCCACACTagagagaaaccttatgaatgtgACAGGTGTGAGAAGGTCTTCAGAAACAACTCAAGCCTTAAAGTGCATAAAAGAATCCACACGGGGGAGAAGCCCTATGAATGTGATGTGTGTGGAAAAGCCTACATCTCACACTCAAGCCTTATTAACCATAAAAGTACCCACCCTGGCAAGACTCCCTACACATGTGAtgaatgtggaaaagcttttTTCTCAAGCAGAACTCTATTAAGCCATAAAAGAGTCCATCTTGGGGAGAAACCCTTCAAATGTGTTGACTGTGGGAAGTCTTTCAATTACAGTTCACTCCTTTCTCAACACAAGAGGATTCACACAGGGGAAAAACCTTATATATGCGATAGGTGTGGAAAGGCATTCAGGAACAGCTCAGGCCTGACAGTGCATAAAAGGATTCATACGGgcgagaaaccctatgaatgtgaTGAGTGTGGGAAGGCATACATCTCACACTCAAGTCTTATTAACCATAAAAGTGTCCACCGTGGGCAGCAGCCCTATAATTGTGAGTGTGGGAAATCCTTCAATTACAGATCAGTTCTTGACCAACACAAAAGGATCCACACTGGAAAGAAGCCATACCGATGTAATGAGTGTGGGAAGGCTTTTAATATCAGATCAAATCTCACCAAGCATAAAAGAACCCATACTGGAGAGGAATCTTTAAATGTGATAAATGTGGGAAGTCACAGTGACACATCACAGAAGAGAACTCATGAGGGAGGGAATGCTCTGGAAGGGACCAAGATGAGCATATCTATAGGAGGCAGAGCTTACCAAGTCTCAactcaaatggaagaaaaaccttatgaatgtaTGAATATCATATGA
- the ZFP62 gene encoding zinc finger protein 62 homolog isoform X2, with the protein MSHLKTRGTENEESPEKYENDGNAESVWPKVEGFHKDHIQESKVGETCDWDSKVESQLENPEGKRRMEDKSGTREKIGKAKNTANIKMEQEDEASEKSLYPSSKHITHQTVPIEQISSEQDKCVENLNGNSHPGLQQKTSAAKKSHRCEECGKSFKYNSRLVQHKIMHTGEKRYECDDCGGAFRSSSSLRVHKRIHTGEKPYKCEECGKAYMSYSSLINHKSTHSGEKNCKCDECGKSFNYSSVLDQHKRIHTGEKPYECGECGKAFRNSSGLRVHKRIHTGEKPYECDICGKTFSNSSGLRVHKRIHTGEKPYECDECGKAFITCRTLLNHKSIHFGDKPYKCDECEKSFNYSSLLIQHKVIHTGEKPYECDECGKAFRNSSGLIVHKRIHTGEKPYKCEVCGKAFSYSSGLAVHKSIHPGKKAHECKDCGKSFSYNSLLLQHKTIHTGERPYVCDLCGKTFRNNSGLKVHRRLHTGEKPYKCDVCGKAYISRSSLKNHKGIHLGEKPYKCSYCEKSFNYSSALEQHKRIHTREKPFGCDECGKAFRNNSGLKVHKRIHTGERPYKCEECGKAYISLSSLINHKSVHPGEKPYKCDECEKAFITYRTLINHKKIHLGEKPYKCDVCEKSFNYTSLLSQHKRVHTREKPYECDRCEKVFRNNSSLKVHKRIHTGEKPYECDVCGKAYISHSSLINHKSTHPGKTPYTCDECGKAFFSSRTLLSHKRVHLGEKPFKCVDCGKSFNYSSLLSQHKRIHTGEKPYICDRCGKAFRNSSGLTVHKRIHTGEKPYECDECGKAYISHSSLINHKSVHRGQQPYNCECGKSFNYRSVLDQHKRIHTGKKPYRCNECGKAFNIRSNLTKHKRTHTGEESLNVINVGSHSDTSQKRTHEGGNALEGTKMSISIGGRAYQVSTQMEEKPYECMNII; encoded by the exons A TGTCACATTTGAAGACGAGGGGCACTGAGAATGAGGAATCACCTGAAAAGTATGAAAATgatggaaatgcagaatctgtgTGGCCAAAAGTGGAAGGTTTTCACAAGGATCATATACAGGAATCTAAGGTTGGTGAAACTTGTGATTGGGATAGCAAGGTAGAAAGTCAATTGGAAAATCCGGAGGGAAAAAGGAGGATGGAAGACAAAAGTGGCACCAGGGAAAAGATTGGCAAAGCCAAGAACACAGCAAATATAAAGATGGAACAGGAAGATGAGGCATCTGAGAAAAGCTTGTATCCAAGCTCAAAACATATTACACACCAGACTGTCCCTATAGAACAGAtaagcagtgaacaagacaaatgTGTGGAGAACCTTAATGGAAACTCTCATCCTGGTCTACAGCAGAAAACCAGTGCTGCTAAGAAATCACACAGATGTGAGGAGTGTGGGAAATCGTTCAAATACAATTCGCGCCTTGTTCAACATAAAATTATGCATACTGGGGAAAAACGCTATGAGTGTGATGACTGTGGAGGGGCTTTCCGGAGTAGCTCAAGCCTTCGAGTCCACAAACGGATCCATACTGGGGAGAAACCGTACAAGTGtgaggaatgtgggaaagcctacATGTCATACTCCAGCCTTATAAACCATAAAAGCACCCACTCTGGGGAGAAGAACTGTAAATGTGATGAGTGTGGGAAATCCTTCAATTACAGTTCTGTGTTGGACCAGCATAAGAGGATCcacacaggggagaagccctACGAATGTGGTGAGTGTGGGAAGGCTTTCAGGAACAGCTCTGGTCTCAGAGTCCACAAAAGGATCcacacaggggagaagccctACGAATGTGACATCTGTGGGAAAACTTTCAGTAATAGCTCCGGCCTTAGGGTCCACAAAAGGATACACACAGGcgagaaaccttatgaatgcgatgagtgtgggaaggccttcaTTACTTGCAGAACACTTCTAAACCATAAAAGCATCCACTTTGGAGATAAACCTTATAAATGTGATGAGTGTGAGAAATCATTTAATTATAGCTCTCTCCTCATTCAGCATAAAGTcatccacactggagagaaaccttatgaatgtgATGAATGCGGGAAGGCCTTCAGGAACAGCTCAGGCCTTATAGTGCACAAAAGGATCCACAcgggagagaaaccttacaagtGTGAGGTCTGTGGCAAAGCATTCAGCTATAGCTCAGGCCTCGCAGTTCATAAAAGCATTCACCCTGGGAAGAAAGCTCATGAATGTAAGGATTGTGGAAAATCCTTCAGCTATAACTCACTTCTCCTTCAGCATAAAACCATTCACACTGGAGAGAGACCTTATGTTTGTGACTTGTGTGGGAAAACATTTAGGAACAATTCAGGCCTCAAAGTCCATAGGAGGCTCCATACTGGGGAAAAACCATATAAGTGTGATGTTTGTGGGAAAGCCTATATCTCACGCTCTAGCCTTAAAAACCACAAAGGAATCCATCTTGGGgagaaaccctataaatgtaGTTATTGTGAGAAGTCTTTCAATTACAGCTCTGCCCTTGAACAACATAAAAGGATTCATACAAGGGAAAAACCTTTTGGATGTGATGagtgtggaaaagccttcagaAATAATTCAGGCCTTAAAGTACATAAACGGATCCACACTGGGGAGAGACCTTACAAATGTgaagaatgtgggaaagcctaCATCTCACTCTCAAGCCTTATAAATCATAAAAGTGTACACCCTGGGGAAAAGCCCTATAAGTGTGATGAGTGTGAAAAAGCTTTCATCACATACCGAACCCTTATAAACCACAAAAAAATCCATCTTGGGGAGAAGCCCTACAAATGTGATGTATGTGAGAAATCTTTTAATTACACTTCACTCCTTTCTCAACACAAAAGGGTCCACACTagagagaaaccttatgaatgtgACAGGTGTGAGAAGGTCTTCAGAAACAACTCAAGCCTTAAAGTGCATAAAAGAATCCACACGGGGGAGAAGCCCTATGAATGTGATGTGTGTGGAAAAGCCTACATCTCACACTCAAGCCTTATTAACCATAAAAGTACCCACCCTGGCAAGACTCCCTACACATGTGAtgaatgtggaaaagcttttTTCTCAAGCAGAACTCTATTAAGCCATAAAAGAGTCCATCTTGGGGAGAAACCCTTCAAATGTGTTGACTGTGGGAAGTCTTTCAATTACAGTTCACTCCTTTCTCAACACAAGAGGATTCACACAGGGGAAAAACCTTATATATGCGATAGGTGTGGAAAGGCATTCAGGAACAGCTCAGGCCTGACAGTGCATAAAAGGATTCATACGGgcgagaaaccctatgaatgtgaTGAGTGTGGGAAGGCATACATCTCACACTCAAGTCTTATTAACCATAAAAGTGTCCACCGTGGGCAGCAGCCCTATAATTGTGAGTGTGGGAAATCCTTCAATTACAGATCAGTTCTTGACCAACACAAAAGGATCCACACTGGAAAGAAGCCATACCGATGTAATGAGTGTGGGAAGGCTTTTAATATCAGATCAAATCTCACCAAGCATAAAAGAACCCATACTGGAGAGGAATCTTTAAATGTGATAAATGTGGGAAGTCACAGTGACACATCACAGAAGAGAACTCATGAGGGAGGGAATGCTCTGGAAGGGACCAAGATGAGCATATCTATAGGAGGCAGAGCTTACCAAGTCTCAactcaaatggaagaaaaaccttatgaatgtaTGAATATCATATGA